GAAGGAAAACTTTATGCACCGGTTAGCGGCACAGTTACAGCATTATTCCCAACAGGCCACGCTGTGGGAATAACTTCAAAAGACGGTGCGGAAGTATTAATCCACATCGGTATGGATACAGTGCAATTAAATGGACAACACTTCACACAACACGTGAAACAAGGCGATGTTGTTGAAGTAGGACAATTGTTGGTGGAATTTGATATCGAGGCAATTAAAACGGCCGGATATTCATTGATCACACCAGTTGTAGTAACCAACGGTGACCAATACTTAGATGTATTAGTTACTGAAGAGAAAACTGTTAAAGTTGGCGATCGTTTAATTACTGTTGTTATTTAACATAATATAAAAGCGGCCGGAGTTGCTCCGGCCGCTTTTTTCTTTTTTCCTAAATAATAGTTTTAAGAAAATCATCGTATGCAGTTTTAAATGCTTCACGCGGAAAGCCCATGACGGTATCAAATTCGCCGTCAATTTTAGCAATGAGCGCTGGCGGCAAATCTTGGATACCGTAGCTGCCGGCTTTATCCATCGGTGAGCCACTAGCGATGTATTGGTCGATGAAGTCGTCATCAAATTGGTTGAAAGAGATGTTGGTGCATGCAGTGAAGCCATAACTTTGTTGGTTGTAGCGTAGAACTACGCCGGTGTAAACTGAGTGGGTGGTGCCAGAGAGTGCAGTCAGCATTCTGCAGGCATCGTGTTCATCTTTTGGTTTGCCGAATCGTTCGGCACCTAAGAACACCAAGGTATCCGCGCCAATAATGATGTGGTTAGGATATTGTTCAGCGACGGCCGCTGCTTTTTGGCTCGCGAGGTCTTGCACCAAGTCGCTTGGCGCAAGACCTGGCTTTTCAACCTCATCAACAGCGCTGTTGATAATTGTAAATGGAATGTTAGTTGTGGCTAATAATTCTTTGCGGCGGGGTGACCCGCTTGCTAATATAACTGGAATCATCGCATTTCCTCCTGAAATGTCTGGAATAGGTTTTCTATATTATATCATGAGAATAGCAAAAAATTCACAAGTTTGCCGAAGACCATATGGGCGTGCTATACTATCCATTGAAAAGAGGTGAATTTCCATGGCAATAAATGCAGAAGCGGTTTTACAGACCATCCATAAAAATCAAAAAATTAATTACCAGCAGATTTTGATGAAGATGATTGAATCTTGGCAGGCTGAGGAGATTCGGCCTAAACTTTTGATACATAGTTGTTGTGCTCCGTGTAGCACAACCGTTTTGGAATTTCTTGCCCAATATGCAGACATTACTATTTATTTTGCTAATTCAAATATTCATCCTGAAGTTGAATATCTGCACCGTAAGCAAGTGCAAGAGAAATTTGTCGGTGACTTTAATGCAGATACCGGTAGCAACGTGCAGTTTATGGCAGCTGATTATCAACCGAAAGATTTTTTTGAAAAAACCAAAGGGTATGAAGATGCACCTGAAGGTGGTGAACGGTGTCATATTTGCTACCAGATGCGTCTGGATTTAACCGCAATGAAGGCGAAAGAACTTGGCTTTGATTATTTTGCCAGCGCCTTGACTTTGAGTCCGATGAAGAATAGCCAGAAGATTAATGAAATTGGTTTGGAAATTCAAGAATTGTTTGATATGCAGTATCTGCCTTCTGATTTTAAAAAGAATAATGGCTATAAACGCTCAATTGAACTTTGTAAAATTTATGATGTCTATCGTCAATGCTACTGTGGCTGCGTGTTTGCATCAGAAGCCCAAAATGTGGACTTGAGCGAAATTATTAAAAATGCTAAAATAGCTTTAGAGCAAAACCAAGAACAGCAGTAAGCTGTTTAAGAATGGAGAGGTGAGCGAAAATGCAACCAGTACTTGTAAATACCGGAGAGCAAATT
The Culicoidibacter larvae DNA segment above includes these coding regions:
- a CDS encoding Maf family protein; protein product: MIPVILASGSPRRKELLATTNIPFTIINSAVDEVEKPGLAPSDLVQDLASQKAAAVAEQYPNHIIIGADTLVFLGAERFGKPKDEHDACRMLTALSGTTHSVYTGVVLRYNQQSYGFTACTNISFNQFDDDFIDQYIASGSPMDKAGSYGIQDLPPALIAKIDGEFDTVMGFPREAFKTAYDDFLKTII
- a CDS encoding epoxyqueuosine reductase QueH, whose amino-acid sequence is MAINAEAVLQTIHKNQKINYQQILMKMIESWQAEEIRPKLLIHSCCAPCSTTVLEFLAQYADITIYFANSNIHPEVEYLHRKQVQEKFVGDFNADTGSNVQFMAADYQPKDFFEKTKGYEDAPEGGERCHICYQMRLDLTAMKAKELGFDYFASALTLSPMKNSQKINEIGLEIQELFDMQYLPSDFKKNNGYKRSIELCKIYDVYRQCYCGCVFASEAQNVDLSEIIKNAKIALEQNQEQQ